GACTGTCTCGTGCAGCTAGCTGAAAGTGGCGTTAATCTCAATCATCACACAAAGGGGCATACGCTATCGGTATAACTGATCTAATTATCTATATACAGGTTTGATATACAAGCTTACATTCAAAGTGCACTTCAGGTTTGCTATCTCTATCCAAGCTGTTCTACATAGGGCCTCTATGTATTCTCTGGGCAAATGTGGTAACTAAACCGTATGCTGAGGCTCAATAGCCACAGAAAGAATATATTTACCGTACAGATAGTTGGGAAAAGAGTGTAACAGAGCCAGAGTAATGTACCGCACGTCAGGCTCGAACCCGCAACCCCGGACTGATCTGCCGCTCTACCGACTGTGCTATAGATAAATCCCCCTAGCGTGAAGCTAGAAGGCGATACTATATACAATTAAAATCTGTTGCAGGAGTTATATTGtcaaaggaaatattattgTAAACACCGTTAGTGCATAACTTGGATACGTATATCTGAATCAGTATGATCGATGATTATAGAATTCCTTGTAGTATATTTTATCTAAGATATTGTAAAGATATAAAAACTGTTATTTTCATGCATtaatatctatacatgtatttttatgtcGTTATGATAAAGATAAATAGAAAATCGATAATCACTTCCACAGAGAGTCTAGATTATGGTTGTTATATCTACAACTGGTAATTTCAGCTTTGATGAGAAATCATTTGTAGAACATATGGACGATGTAACACAAATTAGGAAACACATTGCTATTTAATGGTGATATGACGATatgaaattaaagataaaacaGCGAAGATTTGTATCTAtgcataattttataaaatacatgaaTTGATAATCAATTTGTATCCATATGTCTGACGTCGACTTAAGCTGTTTTGCTGAACAGTGTAACGTGAAAAGTATAGACAATTATTATCACTGTCTTCTACAATATGTTTTATGCATAAACGACTGATCAGTTTCAAATACATCTGCTCTCGGCTTACATTACCTATGCAAAATGTCAAGTTGGTTTCTCTTAGTCATACTTTCATTGCATTTCTAAATTGTATGAAGTATATCCTAAAATTTAAACTAGAGTAATACCAAGTAATTAACTTCTGAATAATACTAGTTTCCAAGGATCCTAAAGCATAATTTCCAAACAATGTAACCCATAAATATAGGTCATTTGGCTCTAACGGCAATATGTCCTTTGTCCCTCGGGTAGTCTTTAGGAAATTATGAATGTATATCACAACATATGCCCTTTGTCTCTTGGGTAGTCTTTAGGCAATTTTGATTGTATATCATAACATTTACAGTAATATCTAAAATTAGaaatatgaataatataaaTGTCATTTGAAATGAGGCATTTTTCTATTGCAGATAACCAATGCAGAGGATGTCCCGACGGGAGCTGCCATAATCTTAACGGGCAGTACTCTTGCATCGGAGACTGCAAGTCGGGTTACTATGGTCGGTCATGCCAGCATCAGTGCCCTTTGAACTGCAAGGAGGCCTTTTGTGATAAATTGCTTGGAACTTGTGACGGTTGTACGTATGGATTCCACGGATCAAAATGTTCTTTTCCTTGTTCGCCTCATTGTAATACAAGAGCCCACCAAAAATGTAATCAAGAGACTGGAGAATGTATCGGAGCCTGTGAGTTGGGGTTTTACGGACAAAGCTGCAGTATGGATTGTCCCAAGCATTGCTATCTGAGCTGCAACAGGAACGATGGTTCTTGTTTTGTCTGTGACTCAAGGTACTGGGGTCAATTCTGTAATAACACATGTGGTGCGAACTGCTTCCTCTCGTGTGATCAGATGACTGGGAGATGCCCCGTTTGTATTTCAGGATGGCGTGGAATGACCTGCCATTTGCCTTGTAGTCTTTCTAACTGCAAAAGCTGCACAACAAACGACGAGTGTTCTGTCTGCAAGGAAGGATGGTACGGGCTGAAATGCGACCAAGTTTGTTCTCCGTATTGCCAAAGCTCCACATGTGATCGACGGACGGGTAATTGTGATTGTCAACCTGGCTGGTTCGGGGAACAATGCAATAACCAGTGCATTCCACACTGCTCTTTCTGTAGCTCAAATAAAACATGTGTGTTGTGTGAGGATGGTTTTTACGGACCTCAATGTGAACATAGATGTATTGATGAGTGTAAAACGTGTCTACGATCAGGTCTTGTATGCATGGAATGTAAAGATGAAGACATGTTCGGCGACAATTGTGAATGTAGCTTCTCGGAATGTGCGAAGCGCGAGAAAGGGAAATTTGATTGTATCTTGTGTTCAAACGAAGACTGGTTTCCTTTTGAAAATGGTTGTTGCCCATGTAGAACTAGTCACTGTTTAGACAAGGCAGCATGTAATGTTAATTCTGCAGCGTGTTCATCTGGGTGTCACGATGGATATTACGGTATAATGTGCACAAATAAATGTAGTCCGTTTTGTAAAGGTGGAAATAGCACTTGTAGGGGAAATTTAGGTCACTGTGCAAAAGGTTGTAAAGATGGCTGGTTTGGTAAAAGGTGTGACGCATCGTTCTGTAAAGAGTCGTACCCACATTGTATTCAGTGTGCTTATCGTCAGAAACCATATTCCATTGAGAGAAACGATCTGGACTGTACAGAATGTGAGCCTGGATACTACATAACAAATGGTCATTGTGAAAAATGCCTCCATTGTAAAGACGACAAGTGTAGAAGCCATGACGGGATTTGTCTTGAAGGTTGTGCACGTGGATGGTACTTAGATTCATTCCGTGAATACTGTACTAATGAATGTGGTCGATGTGTAAATCAGATTTGTCACGCGTTTAATGGAACCTGTGTAAATGGATGCCAACCAGGATATTATgatcatacatgtaccttacACTGCCCCAGGAACTGCATGTATGCTACTTGTAATGCCTCGGGTATCTGTGCTGAGGGCTGTAGTCGAGGATACTATGGAACCTACTGCTATGACGAATGTGAGAAATGCTTAGATGACATTTGTGATCGTGAGACTGGGACATGTATAAGTAAGTAAAGCGAAATAgaactatatacagtacattaaaacttcatttttttctcatatatatatgCTCTCACTTATTTTACACTTTTCGAAATGGCTAATACGTGGTCACGTGTATGGTTCGATATATAGCATATCAACCCGGTTTGTCAATATTACGTTTGTGACGTCAAAACCGAGTCGATATTGCGTTTGTGAACTTCATTGCCTAAATGTTGAGTTATTCAGGGTGTCTTCCTATGGATATTGTTCTTGTTGAACAGTTGGTTATTCAGAGATGGTCTCTAATGTAGATTTACCGTGTCACTCTGTACAAATGTACCCGACGGTAACAAAAAGAGAATGATTATTTAATAGTGTATATAGATTGTTATAATTGAAATTCTAAAGACCAAAATAATCGTCAGATATATATCGCAAGAgttatttttactatttttagagTGTAAACCCCAGTGGCATGGCCCTGACTGTAGCCAAAGTTGTGACGGGTGTGTGGAGGGGATGTGTACAGACGGCCAAGGATGTGCTGATGGCTGTTGGCCCGGACTGTATGGTATTTCCTGTAACATGACGTGTCCTGACCAAGCCTCGTGCTATGCGTGTGACCAGTTGTCCGGTCAGTGTATCGTATGTAAGAAAACAATCGGATCCACTGCGCCACCATCTTGCAAGGAAGTCATGGATGACGTCACGTGGACGGAAGCGTACAGGGAGACGTCATGCGCAGTTGGTTATTATGGTGAATTTTGTAAATTGAAATGTCCAGAAAACTGTTTAGTGGACTCCGAAAAGCGACATCGCTGTGATAGGTTTACAGGGACTTGTTTGCCGATAGCCGGTTGTTACCCAGGTAACTACGGACTATTCTGTGACCGGATATGCCTTAATTGTCTCTACGGCGCATGCTCAAGAGACGACGGAATATGCTTACATGGTTGTGATACTGGTTGGACAGGATCTGAATGCCTGTGTAAGTATAACTGTTTACCATTTTTgccagatacatgtatttagtttCGCAGTCAGAGGGATATCCACACAAAAAAACTTCGTAGTGAATTTAAATGCAAATACAAAGAAAATCTTATGGCAAGGAGTGGATATGTGAATATAAACCATTGGGGATAATTGTCAGAAATGAAATAGACACTTCAAATGACAATATCTGAGAACAGCTTATTATAATTTGTCAACATCAATAAAAAGTCAAAGATGACATTTTCAAAACCAATTACTGCTGTCGTATTTCAAATGCAGCCATTTGGGAAATATTCGAAAGAAATATCCACTGTAAGAGCTCTGGAAAAGCTTTCTCGGTTTTTAAGTCGATGTCTCAAGCAATATCCGATACGCTTGATATGCATTAGAGAGTGTTCCATATGTTCGCGTCCACATATAAGCAAAAAGGCCTCAAACAATGACACCGTTGGGAATATACTTGTCTACAGCAGACGGGCTAATCaaataaacatacttatttctCGACCGCTCCAAAAGGTGCTTTCTAACTTAAAGAAACTAGCGCAGATCCCATCTCCGTCAAATGCATCGTTCATATCGCCGGCTCATGGTAATTTAAGAGGCAAAAAACAAAGCCATCCAACAGGCGTTTTTCTGTAACGTGACAAGAAGCAATTTCGCAGTCTACtctgttttgtttattataacACAGGACAGCTTAAATAGAGTATTCCTTTAACCAGTTTTGAGAtatggataaaaaaaaacaaaggcTGATCTCGACTTGTTATATTGCTTCGGTAAATACTCCAGACAGAGAAAGGCAATGATGAACGCGacatacgatatatatatatatatcggttACTGAAAAATCGTGTATACATCTATACCGAGCTTACTATAAGACAACTCCAACATCAAATAAAGTTGATATTCTGATAAACAACTCCACATCAAATAAAGTTGATATTCTGATTATTTCAAGTAGTAATACCAAATTTAATTCGTGTCTCCGGTTattaatcaattttattatCTATCCTGAGATACAATCTGTGGATAACTTCATTCTGACCGGTTTTGGTTGTATTTGTATACAAAAGTATACCCTACACATGCTGCTGCTTTCCAACCTCcttaatattacatatatgcaaTATTTGATTCGATCGATTGTAATTGCTCTTGATAGCTTTATATCTTGGGTGGATTTTAATTCAATGTATGTTTGATTTACATGCACGATTGTTTATTTTATCCTTTTACAACTGGTTGTGAAGGCCATGCTAGTATAATTTTCGAATTTGCTTGCCTTTCTTTTTCATtcctaacgcgctacattgaatatgtatatattcacttgcgttcataccacctttaacgcaatcaaagcACTATTCAAACCCTATTTTAACAATACAATTCTGAAAGATATTATCCGCGCTGATGTTGCTGCTTCATTTCCAAATTAATACATCTTTCCTAAATCCTTGACGTCTGTGGGAATTTAGCGAGCTACACATAGAGAAGGGGCTCACTATCTGGATTGTCATAAATAACAATGTCTCGGCAGTATAACGATGTTTTAATACTCTACGTTTTAGCAACTGTGAACTGTTTACGCCTAAAATTGATATTGCAATAAGAAATGGTATCTAGAGACATAGAAGGGTGGAGCGACACAGCAATTAGCTATATCCGCTGTTCAGTGTTTTGATATCGATTCGTAacttcatttcacaattttatttcattgtgaTATTCGTTCCTTcgtttgattttatattgtaataAGAAAAAGTGTCTTAAGACATGGAAGCTAGGGTGGAACATCAGCAATTAACTAGACTATTGTATCCACCATTCAGCGATTTCATATCGATTCGTAACTTCATTTCGTGGTAATATTCGCTCTTTCGTTTGCTTTGAAAACATTACTCTATGAACAAATTAAGATAATTGCCTTACTCACGCTGTAATGGCTTTTGTTATAAATCACGTCATTTACACGTCAGATCGCCGTTTGAAAATGATCAGTTCTAATTGTCAGCCACAAACCATGATTTATACTTTAAGTTTTTAACCGTAAGAATTCTGGAACGTCTTTATGATTAACtatgtttattttgattctAATGATGACaacttttgatttatttcacAGCCAAGCTAGAGACAGTGGAGTCTGTTGATATTTCGCTGTTGTTTACTACTGTAGCCGTACTGGGAGCTACAGGAGTGGGCCTTCTCCTAATTCTTCTTTGTTATATCTGCTGGACTACAAGGTCAGTGAACAAGTGCGCATGCTTGGTCTGAAAACcatcttttttaaatataaactttatttattgtaCATGGATTGCAAAACAAGTAATATAACTTATACATATCACTTTTGATGGTCCAGGTGTAAGCGCGCGAAGAGTCTTAGAGTTGGGGGAAACCAGATTACCCGGAAAGAACccatcgggcaggtgaccccttaCCTTTTCATGTTCGGCAGGGGAGTGAACCCCGGACAgataggtgaaaggcgagtggcgtAACTACCCGACCACCCAACTGAAAACTATTAACACTCTACTATTTGTAAAAGCATGCATGTTATAAGCCCCCtggaaatattttgtatcatataatacatgtctatttatttattaacagTATAATTATGTCTGTTCTACCCAAGCATATCAATATGTCTCTTCATCGCGAGCATCAATAAATCTGTTCTACGCAAGCATCAATAAATCTATTCTATCCAAGCATCAATAAGTCTATTCTACCCAAGAATCAATAAGTCTCTTCTACTCAAGCATCAATAAGTCTCTTCTACTCAAGCATCAATAAGTCTCTTCTACGCAAGCATCAATAAATCTATTCTATCCAAGCATCAATAAGTCTGTTCTACCCAAGCATCAATAAGTCTGTTCTACCCAAGAATCAATATGTCTCTTCTACCCAAGCATCAATATGTCTCTTCTACGCAAGCATCAATAAGTCTTTTCTACGCAAGCATCAATAAGTCTCTTCTACGCAAGCATCAATAATCTCTTCTACTCAAGCATCAATAAGTCTCTTCTACGCAAGCATCAATAAATCTATTCTATCCAAGCATTAATAAGTCTGTTCTACCCAAGCATCAATAAGTCTGTTCTACCCAAGCATCAATAAGTCTGTTCTACCCAAGCATCAATAAGTCTCTTCTACCCAAGCATCATTTAGAAGTCTCTTCACAGCAAGCATCAATAAGTCTCTTCATAGCAGCATCAATAAGTCTGTTCTACCAGATCCAAGTTTCATCATCAATAAGTCTGTTCTACCAAGATCAATAGTTTCTACCCAAGAATCAATAAGTCTGTTCTACCAAGATCAATATGTCTCTTACCAAGATCAATAAGTAGTCTCCCAAAATCAATAAGTCTTCTACTCAAGCATCAATAAGTCTCTTCTATCAAGCATCAATAAGTCTATTCTAAGAATAATAAGTCTGTTCTACCCAAGAATCAATAAGTCTGTTCTACCCAAGCATCAATAAGTCTCTTCTACTCAAGCATCAATAAGTCTCTTCTACTCAAGCATACAAGTCTCTTCCATCAAGCATCAATTGTCTCTTCTACTCAAGCATAATAAGTCTCTTCATCCAAGCATCAATATGTCTCTTCTACTCAAGCATCAATAAGTCTTTCTACTCAAGCATCAATAAGTCTCTTTACCAAGCATCAATAAGTCTGTTCTACTCAAGCATCAATTGTTCTCATCAAGCATAAGTCTCTTCATCAAGCAGGCATCAATTTGTCTGTTCTACCCAAGCATCAATAAGTCTGTTCTACCCAAGAATCAATAAGTCTGTTCTACCCAAGCATCAATAAGTCTCTTCTATCAAGCATCAATTGTTTCTACCAAGCATCAATAAGTCTGTTCTACCAAGCAATCAATAAGTCTCTTCTACCAAGCATCAATATCTTTCTACCCAAGAATCAATATGTCTCTTCTACCCAAGCATCAATAAGTCTATTCTATCCCAAGAATCAATAAGTCTCTTCTACCCAAGAATCAATAAGTCTCTCTCTTACAGCCAAGTCAAGTAATAGTCTTTCCACAAGCACCAATATGTCTCTTCTACTCAAGCATCAATAAGTCTCTTCTACTCAAGCATCAATAAGTCTCTTCTACTCAAGCATCAATAAGTCTGTTCTACTCAAGCATCAATTTGTCCCCTCTACTCAAGCATGAACAAGTCTCTTCCATTCAAGCATCAATAAGTCTCTTCTACTCAAGCATGAATCAAGTCTCTTCATCAAGCATCAATAAGTCTGTTCTACTCAAGAATCAATAAGTCTGTTCTACTCAAGCATCAATAAGTCTGTTCTACTCAAGCATCAATAAGTCTCTTTCATTCAAGCATCAATAAGTCTGTTCTACTCAAGCATCAATAAGTCTCTTCTACTCAATCATCAATAAGTTTTTCTTCTCAAGCATGAACACGTATCTGCTACCCAAGCATCCCGATAGACGACAGAACtataattgaaacaaataaacaaaatatgtagtTAATCATAATTTAATCTAGGTATTCAATGTTGATGAGCAGAAAATAACATATCATTGGCAAGTCCTCTAAGACTGATATCTAACATTAACATTTCACCTATTTATTTACAGCCAAACCGCAGAAATCATTTTGTTTCGgttta
This genomic window from Argopecten irradians isolate NY chromosome 11, Ai_NY, whole genome shotgun sequence contains:
- the LOC138335633 gene encoding cell death abnormality protein 1-like, coding for MNSRQAFVSLGTVTLVLILAPLFSHAGPSDYSIPGTSRRQLSCIVLVDDPSYELHHRELKSIDGSEQFWVSKISIDTFHLYTVKIFYIHFRNEKHTKIKPKTTQTMKGVILSFSDNQCRGCPDGSCHNLNGQYSCIGDCKSGYYGRSCQHQCPLNCKEAFCDKLLGTCDGCTYGFHGSKCSFPCSPHCNTRAHQKCNQETGECIGACELGFYGQSCSMDCPKHCYLSCNRNDGSCFVCDSRYWGQFCNNTCGANCFLSCDQMTGRCPVCISGWRGMTCHLPCSLSNCKSCTTNDECSVCKEGWYGLKCDQVCSPYCQSSTCDRRTGNCDCQPGWFGEQCNNQCIPHCSFCSSNKTCVLCEDGFYGPQCEHRCIDECKTCLRSGLVCMECKDEDMFGDNCECSFSECAKREKGKFDCILCSNEDWFPFENGCCPCRTSHCLDKAACNVNSAACSSGCHDGYYGIMCTNKCSPFCKGGNSTCRGNLGHCAKGCKDGWFGKRCDASFCKESYPHCIQCAYRQKPYSIERNDLDCTECEPGYYITNGHCEKCLHCKDDKCRSHDGICLEGCARGWYLDSFREYCTNECGRCVNQICHAFNGTCVNGCQPGYYDHTCTLHCPRNCMYATCNASGICAEGCSRGYYGTYCYDECEKCLDDICDRETGTCIKCKPQWHGPDCSQSCDGCVEGMCTDGQGCADGCWPGLYGISCNMTCPDQASCYACDQLSGQCIVCKKTIGSTAPPSCKEVMDDVTWTEAYRETSCAVGYYGEFCKLKCPENCLVDSEKRHRCDRFTGTCLPIAGCYPGNYGLFCDRICLNCLYGACSRDDGICLHGCDTGWTGSECLSKLETVESVDISLLFTTVAVLGATGVGLLLILLCYICWTTRCKRAKSLRVGGNQITRKEPIGQVTPYLFMFGRGVNPGQIGKIQKLKFIHRQIHLAKLRYRTVVQLHGSPSRHTGKTICFTRSRISYR